The following are encoded in a window of Pseudomonadota bacterium genomic DNA:
- a CDS encoding transcriptional repressor, with product MDFITQLKTLNLKATPKRLAILEILAEAPGYLGPEEVWNTMKEKFKNIGLPTVYRNLEDLSRGDIIIKVIHPDRKLYYFYCHNAGHHHHFVCISCRKVEDIQFCGMKEIEDEVESTLKGHVVSHLLQVYGFCNTCLKNKVISI from the coding sequence ATGGACTTTATCACACAGTTGAAAACGCTGAATCTGAAAGCCACACCGAAACGGCTGGCTATTCTCGAAATACTGGCGGAAGCGCCGGGGTATCTGGGGCCTGAAGAGGTCTGGAACACGATGAAAGAGAAGTTCAAGAACATCGGTCTTCCCACTGTTTACAGAAACCTCGAAGACCTGTCAAGGGGAGATATAATTATCAAGGTTATCCACCCTGACCGCAAACTCTACTATTTCTATTGCCATAATGCCGGTCACCACCACCATTTCGTGTGTATTTCCTGCAGAAAGGTGGAGGATATTCAATTCTGCGGGATGAAGGAAATTGAGGACGAGGTCGAAAGCACCCTGAAGGGTCATGTGGTATCTCATTTGCTGCAGGTTTACGGGTTTTGTAATACATGTCTGAAGAACAAGGTGATATCAATATGA
- a CDS encoding metal ABC transporter substrate-binding protein, with protein MTKGFLKTRNFLSFLLILALSLTMISCRKTEQLPTGQKKLNIVTTLFPLYDFTRNIAGDKAQVTLLLPPGVEPHSFEPKPGDMLRINNADVFIYTGKFMEPWVESILKGVDRKKLVVVDTSRGIVLNKEKEDEKDHDNKHGHGKIDPHIWLDLSNAGKIVDNILDSLIEKDAGNRDYYTKNALAYKAKLNGMDAKYREAFLTCKKHTFVHGGHFAFNYLAKRYNLQYIAAYHGSPDAEPTPKRLIELKNKLKQYDIKYIYFEELILPKVSEVISRETGATMLKLHGAHNISKEDMDKGITFLDVMEENLKNLKVGLECQ; from the coding sequence ATGACAAAAGGTTTTTTGAAAACCAGGAATTTTTTAAGCTTTTTGCTGATTTTAGCGCTTTCTCTCACTATGATAAGCTGCAGGAAGACAGAACAGCTCCCAACAGGGCAAAAAAAGTTAAATATCGTTACAACTCTTTTCCCCCTCTATGATTTTACAAGAAATATTGCCGGCGATAAGGCGCAGGTAACGCTGCTCCTGCCTCCAGGTGTAGAGCCGCACAGTTTTGAACCGAAACCGGGCGACATGCTGAGAATAAATAATGCCGACGTGTTTATATATACCGGTAAATTTATGGAACCCTGGGTTGAGAGTATCCTGAAAGGGGTAGACCGCAAGAAGCTCGTTGTTGTTGATACGAGCAGGGGCATTGTTTTAAACAAGGAAAAAGAAGATGAAAAAGACCATGACAATAAGCACGGGCATGGAAAGATAGACCCCCACATATGGCTTGACCTGTCAAATGCCGGAAAGATAGTGGATAACATTCTCGACAGCCTGATAGAGAAGGATGCAGGTAACAGGGATTATTATACAAAAAATGCCCTGGCATATAAGGCAAAACTGAACGGAATGGATGCAAAATACCGGGAAGCTTTCTTGACATGTAAAAAGCATACTTTTGTCCACGGCGGCCATTTTGCCTTTAACTATCTTGCAAAGAGATATAATCTCCAATATATTGCGGCATATCACGGGTCTCCTGATGCGGAGCCCACCCCGAAACGCCTGATCGAATTGAAAAACAAACTGAAACAATACGATATAAAATACATATATTTTGAAGAACTGATATTACCAAAGGTTTCCGAGGTTATATCAAGGGAAACCGGGGCAACCATGCTGAAACTTCACGGTGCTCATAATATCAGCAAAGAAGATATGGATAAAGGTATAACTTTCCTTGACGTAATGGAGGAAAATCTGAAAAACTTAAAGGTCGGGCTTGAATGTCAGTAA
- a CDS encoding metal ABC transporter ATP-binding protein yields MSIEVISVDGLSFQYNAVDVLTDLSFDLSEGGYIGLVGPNGSGKTTLIKLLLGFYKPTKGTVKLFGYDPAGFQDWYKIGYLPQKIVSFNPNFPATVKEIVALGLLSRKKLPKWLSKADKMAVGNAMELMDITNIKNELVGELSGGQQQRALIAKAIVSEPELLILDEPTTALDPETREKFFSLLKELNEQKKVTIIIITHDTGTIGKYASKLLYLDKKIIFYGSFESFCISTDMANYFGEYSQHLICHRHDTINQL; encoded by the coding sequence ATGTCAATAGAAGTCATATCAGTGGATGGGCTGTCTTTTCAGTATAATGCCGTGGATGTCCTCACCGATTTATCATTTGATTTGAGCGAAGGCGGTTATATCGGGCTTGTCGGTCCGAACGGGTCAGGCAAGACAACGCTGATAAAGCTGCTTCTCGGATTCTACAAACCAACTAAGGGGACTGTCAAACTCTTCGGCTATGACCCTGCCGGTTTCCAGGACTGGTATAAAATCGGGTATTTGCCGCAGAAGATCGTTTCTTTTAATCCCAACTTTCCCGCTACAGTAAAAGAAATTGTTGCACTGGGTCTTCTTTCAAGAAAAAAGCTTCCAAAATGGCTAAGCAAAGCTGACAAAATGGCAGTAGGCAATGCTATGGAATTAATGGACATTACGAATATCAAGAATGAGCTTGTCGGTGAGCTTTCAGGCGGGCAGCAGCAGAGAGCTCTTATTGCAAAGGCAATAGTAAGCGAGCCCGAGTTGCTCATCCTTGACGAACCGACAACCGCCCTTGACCCTGAGACAAGAGAGAAATTTTTCAGCCTTTTGAAAGAGCTTAACGAGCAGAAGAAGGTAACGATTATCATTATTACCCATGACACAGGGACAATCGGTAAATATGCATCAAAGCTCCTCTATCTTGACAAAAAGATCATCTTTTACGGAAGTTTTGAGTCTTTTTGCATATCCACCGATATGGCGAATTATTTTGGTGAATATTCACAGCATTTGATTTGTCACAGACACGATACAATAAACCAATTATGA
- a CDS encoding metal ABC transporter permease: MNMLDFLNHGFVQKALIAGSFIAILCSTLGVFLVLRRLSLIGDGLAHVTFGSIAVGLFFKSSPVYVAVPIVMLSSLGILKLVEKARIYGDAAIGIVSSLGIAAGVMMASIAGGFNVDLFSYLFGNILSISIEEVIASIVLSIILITVILLFYQELLSVTFDEESAKASGVNTKRINSILVLLTALTVVLAMKMVGIMLVSALLIIPSVTALQMARSFRSTMFIASIAGVLSVVIGICISFAADLPTGATIVLLNILFFICAFIYKTLRS; the protein is encoded by the coding sequence ATAAATATGCTCGATTTTCTCAATCATGGTTTTGTCCAGAAGGCGCTCATTGCCGGGTCATTCATTGCCATCTTATGCTCAACGCTCGGGGTTTTTCTTGTGCTGAGGCGTCTTTCGCTCATCGGAGACGGTCTTGCTCACGTCACCTTCGGCAGCATTGCCGTCGGGCTTTTTTTTAAATCTTCTCCTGTTTATGTGGCAGTGCCTATTGTGATGCTGAGTTCGCTTGGTATTCTGAAATTGGTAGAAAAAGCCCGTATCTATGGGGATGCGGCAATAGGCATTGTATCATCCCTCGGGATTGCAGCAGGAGTTATGATGGCGAGCATTGCCGGCGGCTTCAATGTGGATCTTTTCAGCTATCTCTTCGGGAATATATTGTCCATCAGCATTGAAGAGGTAATAGCCTCAATTGTCCTGTCAATCATACTGATTACCGTGATATTGCTCTTTTACCAGGAGCTCCTTTCAGTGACTTTTGATGAAGAGTCTGCCAAAGCATCGGGAGTCAATACAAAAAGGATCAATTCGATCCTTGTACTCCTCACCGCATTAACGGTTGTTCTTGCTATGAAGATGGTGGGGATCATGCTTGTATCAGCCCTTCTGATAATACCCTCTGTTACGGCGCTGCAGATGGCAAGAAGCTTCAGGTCTACCATGTTCATTGCCTCTATTGCAGGGGTACTGTCTGTTGTAATTGGTATCTGCATCTCTTTTGCTGCGGACCTGCCCACAGGGGCTACAATTGTGCTCTTGAATATCCTGTTTTTTATCTGCGCCTTTATCTATAAAACCCTGCGCTCGTAA